The genomic stretch GCGATCCGCTGCGTCTCGCGCCACGAGCCGCGGCCGAGGAGGCGGGTGGAGGTGCTTGTCATGGAGGCGGCTCCGGTACAGGGGGTCGGTCGAGGAAGTTGCCGACCAGACTTCCCGGCGCACCGGGGAAGACCCTACCGGCAGAGCAGATCCTGCACTCTCGCCGAGAGGCCTCCGTCACCGCGCCGGACACCGTCCAGTGTGTGCACGGTCGCGGCCCCGCGCACCCCCGACAGCAGCCACACGGCGTCGGCGGCGTGCAACTCGTCGACGGTGCCGGGCGTCACCGACGTCGGCCAGCCGTCGTCCGCGGCGCGAGCGAACAGCCGGGCCATGGTCGTGCCGGCGAGGATGCCGGTCTCGAGCGGCGGCGTGTGGAGCGTGCCCCCGCTCGCCCACACCACGGTCGCGGTCGGTGCCTCGAGCAGCCGCCCCTCCAGCGAGGTGAAGACGACGTCGTCGGCGCCGAGGCGGTGCGCGTGGCGGAGCGCCGCCATGTTGACCGCGTAGGACAGCGTCTTCGCCCCGCCCAGCAGCCACGGCGCCGCTGCGCGGAAGTCGGCGGGGACGCCGAGACCCAGGCTGACCACCGAGATGCCCTCGGCCCGTTGCCGGATCGTCTCGGCCGGCACCGGGGCGAGGACGGCGAGCGCGGTCGGTGGCCTGTCCTGGCCCGAGCCGCGGGTGAGGTACATCCGGCAGGCGCCCTCCTCCTCGACCGGCCAGTCGGCGAGCAGGCTGTCGAGCAGGGCCCGCCAGACGGCTTCCCCGGGTCGGCCAGGTCGAGCAGCGCCGCCGAGCGGGCGAGCCGGGCGAGGTGGGCCTCGAGCCACGGGGTCCGGCCGGCGACGACGTCCACCGACTCGAAGACGCCGTCGCCGCGGCCGAGCCCCTGGTCGAAGGCCGACACGACCGGCTCGAGCGCGGGCACGCGCACCGCGCTGCCGTCCCGCCAGACCGCCACCGCACGCAGATCGCTCACCCGGCCAGCCTGCCGTACCGCAGGAATAGGCTCGCAGCGTGGGAGACGAGCGCCTGGCGGAACGGCTGCGGGCCCGCGGCCTGCGGCTGACCGCCCAGCGGCAGCGCGTGCTCGAGGCGGTGAGCGCGCTCGAGCACGCGACGCCGGAGGCGATCGGCGCGCGGCTGCGCGAGGAGGCCGGTCCGGGCGGCGCGGCGCCGGACACCTCGACCGTCTACCGCAACCTCGAGCTGCTGGAGCGGCTCGGCCTCGTCTGGCACACCCACCTCGGCAAGGGCGCGCCGGTCTACCACTCCGCCGAGCACCCCCACCTGCACGTCGTCTGCCAGTCCTGCGGCGAGGTCTCCTCGGTCGCGCCGGACCTCCTCGACGGCGCGGCGGAACGTCTGGCGGCCGAACTGGGTTTCACCGTCGACGTCGGTCACGTGGCCCTCTCCGGGACGTGCCGCGCGTGCCGCGAACGAGCCGGATCGGAGCATCCCTGATGACCTCACCCCTCCTGTCGCGCCCGGGCGCCGTGCAGGTCGAGGGCGGCACCGTCGCCGCCCACTACGGCGACCCGCTGCGCGAGCAGCGACTGCTCGCCGAGGGCGCCGGGCTGATCGACCGCAGCGACCGCGACGTCCTCGTCGTCCCCGGCCCGGACCGGCTCTCGTGGCTGCACAGCATCACCAGCCAGCACCTCGACCGGCTCGCCGAGGGTGCCGGCACCGAGGCGTTGGTCCTCTCGCCGCACGGGCACGTCGAGCACCACCTGGTCCTCGCGGAGCTCGGCGGCACGACGTGGGCCGACGTCGAGCCGGGCACGGGCGCCGACCTGCTGGCCTTCCTCGATCGGATGCGGTTCATGCTCCGGGTCGAGCCGGGGCTGGTGACGCCTGACTGGGCCGTGCTGAGCCTCGTCGGGCCGAAGGCCCCGGAGGCCCTCGCCGCCGCGGGTGTGCCGGTGCCCGAGGGCGTCGCGGCCCTGGACGACGGCGGCCTCGTCCGCCGCATGCCTCCGCTCGGCGACGGCGGCGCCACCGCCTTCGACCTGGTGGTCCCCCGGGGCGACCTGGCCGGCTGGGCCGACCGGCTGGCCGTCGCCCTGGCCGGCATCGACGCGTACGAGGCGCTGCGCGTGGAGGCGCGCCGTCCGCGGCTGGGCCTCGACAGCGACCACCGGACGATCCCCAACGAGCTGCCGTGGCTGCGCACCGCCGTCCACCTGGACAAGGGGTGCTACCGGGGGCAGGAGACCGTCGCCCGGGTGCACAACCTCGGCCGGCCGCCGCGGCGGCTGGTCCTGCTCCACCTCGACGGCGTCAGCGAGGTGCTCGCCGAGCCGGGGACGCCGGTGATCACCGGCACCCGCGAGGTCGGCCGGGTGGGCACCGTCGTGCGCCACCACGAGCTGGGCGTGATCGCGCTGGCGCTGGTGAAGCGCTCGGTCGGACCGGACACCCCGCTCGCGGTCGGCGACGCCGTCGCGGCCGTGGACCCCGACGACCTCGTCGAGACCGCGGACGACACGAGGGAAGCCGCCCGCGCCAGGGTGCAGGCAGTGCGGTCTGCGACGATCGGCCGGTGATCCCGCACACCCTGCTCACGGTCGCGCCGACCGGGGCCGAATCGGCGAAGGCGGACGTGCCCGCGCTGCCGGTGACCGTCGACGAGGTGGCGGCGACCGCGCGGGACTGCCAGGCCGTCGGCGCCGCGGTGATCCACCTGCACGTCCGCGACGAGGACACGCGGCCGACGCTGGACCTCGGGCGGGTGCGCGAGGTCGTCGCGGCGGTGCGCGACTCCAGCGACCTCGTCGTCCAGCTCTCCAGCGGCGGCGCGGTCACCGATCCGTTCGACGCGCGGCTCGCGGTCCTCGACGCCGCCCCCGATGCGGCGTCGCTGACGCTCGGCACGGTCAACTTCGGCCGCGACGTCTTCAGCAACCCGTGGGACCTGATCGTCGAGCTGCACACCCAGATGCAGCAGCGCGCGATCGTGCCCGAGTACGAGGTCTTCGACCTCGGCCACCTGGCCACCCTGCAGCGGCTGCTGGACAAGCACGGCCCACCGCACGGCGGGCACGTGCACGTCGACTTCGTGATGGGCGTGCCCGGCGGCATGCCCGGGACGACGCAGGCGCTCGCGGCCTGCCTGCCGCACCTCCCGTCCGGTGCGACCTTCGCCGCGACGGGGGTGGGCCGGACGTCGCTGCCGGTGATGCTGGCGGCACTGTCCGCCGGCGGTCACCTGCGGGTGGGCATGGAGGACACGCTCACCTACGCTCCGGGCGAGCCGGTGCGCGACAACACCCAGCTCGTCGCCCGGGCCGCCGGCCTGGCCCGCATCGCGCAGCGCCCGCCGATGACCGCCGACGACGCCCGACGCTTCCTGGGGATCGAGGAGAAGCCATGAGCCCGAAGCCCGCTCCTGCCGGGGGTGCCGCCGTCGACGCGCTCCTCGAGCCCGCGTTCCTGGAGAACGCGACGCGGCAGCCCATGGGGGAGGTGCGCCGGCTGCGCCGCGAGGCAGAGCAGCAGGAGGTCAACCTCTCCTACACCCGGCGGCTGCTGCAGGGGCGGCTGGACATCGTGCGGCGGGAGCTGCAGCGCCGCGCCGAGGACGACGGCCGCTCGCTGGTCGACCTGCTGCCCGAGATCCTCTCGGAGAAGGGTCGCGGCCCGGCGCACGGCCTGGGCCGGCACCAGACCGTGCAGCCGCACGCCCCCGAGGAGTACGAGTCCTGGGTCAACTCGCTGACCGGGGGCGTCGACCTGTCGGCCATCACCGAGCTCAGCGACGCGAAGCTGCAGAAGGCGGCCAAGGCGCTCGCGGACGCGGAGCTGGGGCTGTCCGAGCGGCGGCGCGGCGTGCAGCAGGTGATGGACGGCCTGGCGGCGGAGCTGGGCCGCCGCTACCGCGACGGCGAGGCCGACGTGGCCGCGCTGCTGGCCGACGAGGGCAGATGAAGGACCCTCTTGCCCCCCATCGCTCGCAGGCTCGCGGTGGGACCCTGCACGGGGGCCGCTGGCCCGACAACCCGATCCTCGTGGAGGTCTGGCGGTCGGGATTCCTGGAGTCGGTGCACCGCGGGTCTTTGGTGGTGCTCGACGCGGACGGCGAGGTGCTGCTGGCGGCCGGTGCCGTCGACCGGCCCACGCTGCCCCGGTCGTCGAACAAGCCGGTGCAGGCGACCGCGTTGCTCGCGGCGGGCTGGACGCCGCGATCGGGGGAGGAACTGGCCATCGGCGCCGGCTCGCACAGCGGCGAGGACGGTCACCGCGAGCTGGCAGCCTCGATGCTCGCGGCCGTCGGGCTGGGGGCGGACGACCTGGGCTGCCCGCCCGCCCTGCCCCAGCACGTCGGCACGGAGTCGGCGTGGATCGTCGCCGGCCGGAGCCCGGAGCGGCTGGCCATGAACTGCTCGGGCAAGCACGCCGCGATGCTGGCGGCCTGCGTGGCTGCCGGGTGGTCGGTGGAGGGGTACCTGGACCCGGCGCACCCGTTGCAGCAGGCGGTCGAGGCACGGCTGGCCGAGGCCGCCGGGGAGCCGGTCACCGCGGTCGTCGTGGACGGCTGCGGCGCGCCCCAGCACGCGCTGTCGCCCCTCGGTCTGGCACGCAGCGTGCTGGGTCTCGTGCAGGCGCCGGAGGGCAGCCGCGAGCGGGCGGTCGCCGACGCGATGCGCGCCCACCCGTGGTTCGTCGCCGGCACCGGACGGGAGGACACCGACCTCATGACGGCGGTGCCGGACCTGCTGGTGAAGGGTGGTGCCGACGGCGTCCACGTCGCCGCCCTGCCGGGCCGGGGTGCGGTCGCGCTGAAACTCGACGACGGCGGCGACCGGGGCCGGACGCCTTCCCTCTGCGCCGGCCTGCGGCTGCTCGGCGTGCCCGAGGACGTGCTCGCACCCTGGTTGCAGATCCCTCTCTCCGGAGGCGACGGAGTGGTGGGCGAGGTCCGCGCTTCCGACGTCATGCGGCGCTGAACTGCACCTTCCCGTGTGACGGGCCTCACGGCGGTGTGCTAGCTACTGCGCTTGCAACTGCTAGCACCGCCGACTACCGTCGTATCCGTGCAGACGCCCGGAGAGTTCGTCCGTGAGCAGGTGACGACGGTCCGCGAGAAGGTGGACCGGGTCGCCGGCAGCGTGGCGGAGTCGGTCGCCCCCTCGCAGGTGGGCGACTTCATCCGTGAGCAGCGCAACGCCGCTCGGGTGTCGTTGCGCGAGCTGGCCCGCACCGCCGGTGTCAGCAACCCGTACCTGTCCCAGGTGGAGCGGGGGCTTCGCAAGCCGTCAGCGGAGATCCTCGCGTCGATCGCCCGGGGCCTGAAGATCTCCGCCGAATCGCTCTACGAGCAGGCGGGCATCCTCGACCGGCGCTCCGGGAACCCGGACACCGTGGCGGCGATCCGGTCGGACGACGCCCTGTCCGAGCGCCACAAGGCGGTCCTGCTCGAGCTCTACGAGACCTACGTCCGCGAGCACCGGGCCGCCGCAGCCCAGACCTCTTCCCAGCCACAGACCCCCACCTCCAAGGAGTCGGCATGACCCCCACCCAGACCGTGAAGCAGTACGGCGAGTTCGCCGTCACCCACGCCAAGCCTGCCGTCCTCGCCGTCATCGGCGCCGGCGACCTGGCCGTCGAGCGCGCCAAGACCGTGTTCGGCTCGTTCGTCTCCAAGGCCGGCGCCCAGGTCGTGGCCCTGCCGGGCGAGGCCCAGGTCCAGGCCGACCTGGCCGTCAAGGAGGCCCGCACCCGGGCCACCGAGGCCGCCGGCAACGCCCGCACCACGGCCCAGCAGCTCGCAACCGCCGTTCGGCCCGAGACGCTGAAGACCACCGTCGCGGGCCTGGTCGAGACCGCCCGCACCCAGGCGGCCGCCACCGTCGAGACCCTCGCCGAGCGCGGCGCCGAGGTCGTCGAGGACCTGCGCCGTCAGCCGGCCTTCCGCCGAGTCGTCCGTCGCGCCGAGCGCGCCGTGGACACGGTCGAGGACACCCTCGAGGACGTGCTCGAGGAGACGGCCGAGGCCGTCGTCGAGGCGTCCAACGAGGTCACCTCGGTGGCGCAGAAGACCGCTGCCAAGGCCACCAAGGTCGCCACCAAGGCCGAGGACAAGGTCGAGGCCGCCGCCGAGAAGACCAAGGGAGCCGCCGAGGAGGCCGTCGAGGCCCCGAAGGCCGCCAAGAAGGCTGCACCGGCCGCACGCAAGAGCACCACGGCTGCCCGCAAGGCGCCGGCCAAGGCGACCTCCGCCCGGGTGACCCGCGCCCGTGCCGCCAAGCCGGCGAACCCGACCGCGGTGCCCGCCAAGAAGAGCTGACGTCGCGAGCCGACGTCGGACCACCGACCAGGGCCCCGGAGCTGCGATCCCGCGCTCCGGGGCCCTGTCGCGTCCACCGGCACGTTCTTCCGGGGGACGTCGATCGGTCGATGGGCGGAGTTCCGCGGGGCGTGCCGGGTACGCTCCCGGTCATGCGCTGGTTCGACTTGTGGGTCTACACCGCCCTCTACTGGGGTGCGCTGGCGCTGACTCTGTGGGCCTTCGTCGACTCGCTGGTGCGCCCGGCCCCCGCCTTCGTGGCCACCGGGAAGCTGACCAAGCCCGGGTGGGCGGCGATCACCGGCGTCTCGGCCGCCGTCATCTTCTACTTCACGCCGATGAGCATCCTCGGCCTGCCCGCCGTGATCGCCGCGATCGTCTACCTGGTCGACGTCCGGCCGGCGGTGCGCGGACTGCCCCGCGGCAACAGCTGGTGACCGTCAGTCCGACGGGATGAGCACCCACAGCAGCAGGTAGGCGATGAACTGCGGGCCGGGGAGCACGCAGGAGACCACGAACGCAAGGCGCAGGCCGTTCGGCGACAGGCCGTAGCGGCGAGCGATGCCGGCGCAGACGCCGGCGATCACGCGGTTCCGCGAGTCGCGGCGGAGGGCGTACGGAGTAGGCGAGCTCATGCCTGCTGACCCTACGGTCGAACGCATGGAGCTGCGGGCCGTGCGCGGGGACATCACGACCGTCGACGTCGACGTGATCGTGAACGCGGCCAACCCTGGTCTGCTCGGCGGGGGCGGTGTCGACGGGGCGATCCACCGCGCGGGCGGACCGGAGATCCTCGCCGAGTGCCGCTCGATCGCGGCCCGCCTGGCCGACCACCGGCTGCCGCGGGGCCAGGCGGTCGCGACGACGGCGGGCCGACTGCCCGCGCGCTGGGTGGTGCACACGGCCGGGCCCATCTGGTCGGCGTCGACGGACAGGTCGGCGGTGCTGCGGTCGTGCTACACGCAGTCGCTGCGGGTGGCCGATGAGCTGGGGGCGCGCACCGTGGCCTTCCCCGCGATCTCGACCGGCGTCTACGGCTGGCCCCTCGAGGACGGTGCGCGCCAGGCGGTGGCCGGCGTGCGGGCCGCTCGCGTCGAGCACGTGCGCGAAGTGCTGTTCGTGCTGTCCAGCGACCGGGCGCTCGCAGCCTTCACCGATGCGCTGCGGCTCAACGACTGAAGACGCCGGCGGGCGGCTCGGGGGACGGGACGGCGTCGGAGTCCCTGATCGGCTTCGCCCTGCCGACGAACCGGCGGAGGTCTGCCCCGTGGACGACGCGGGAAGACATCGGGTCGCGCGCGCAGGCACGGATCAGCCCGTCGATCGGCAGCTCGGCACCCGAGGCCACGGCGACCAGGTTGCCGAAGCGCCGTCCGCGGAACGTGCCCGGTTCGGCGATGAGGCAGACGTGCCCGAAGACCTGCTCGAGCGTCGCGACCTGTCCGCGCGCGAAGGCGAGAGGCGGGCCGTCGGCGACGTTCGCGATGTAGGTGCCGCCGGGACGCAGCACCCTGCGCACGTCCAGGGCGAACTCCTCGCTGGTGAGGTGGGCCGGCGTCCGGGCGCCGGCGAAGACGTCACAGATGACGACGTCGGCAGACCTGTCGCGGTGAGCGGCGAGTCCGGCGCGCGCGTCGGCGGCGCGGACGCGGATCTGCGCCCGGCGGGGGAGCGGCAGGTACTCGCGAACCAGGTCGGTGAGCGGCTGGTCGAACTCGACGACCCGCTGACGGGACCCAGGCCGGGTGGCCGCGACATAGCGGGGGAGCGTCAGCGCGCCACCGCCGAGATGGACGACGTCCAGCGGCGCAGCCGTGTCCGGCCCGATGAGGTCGAGCACGTGGCCCATGCGGCGTACGTACTCGAACTCCAGGTGTGTCGGGTCGTCGAGGTCGACGTGGGACTGCGGAGTGCCGTCGACGAGCAGCATCCACGAGCCGTCACGATCGGCGTCGGCGAGGAGCTCGGCGGTGCCACCGTGGACCTCGACCGGCCCGGGGGGCGCCCTCATCGGCCGCGGAGGAGCGCTTCAGAGGCGGGGTCGCCCTCGACGGTGACCGCGGCCGGCCGACCCCAGAGGCGGAGCAGCAGCTGGGTCGTGTCGCCGGCGAGATGTGCGTCGGCTCCGCTCGGCGGGTGCGCCGTCACGGTGACGTGTCCGCGGTCCACGCGCACCGTCCACCGGCGACCGGTGTCCGTGGCGGTGACCGTCACCACGGCGTCGGCGGTGCTGAGGGGTGCCGTGTGCGCCCATCGTGGGACGACGACGGTGAGCAGTTCGTCGACGCCGTCCTCGGCGAGCGCCGGATCCAGGGGCGCATGGCCGGTGCCGGCGGCGGCTTCGAGGTCCATGCGGTGGACGGCGAGCTCGTGCGCCTGGCGCCGGGCCCATGACCGGGCGGTCTTCTCCGCTGTGGGGCTCATGTGCCAGGCGGGCGCGTCCGGGGGCGTGGTGCGCAGCGCCGTGACGAGCTCGGCCAGTCCGGTGCCGTACCAGTCGATCAGGTCGTTCGGGGGCGGGGTCTGCATCGCCTCTCGCAGTGGGGGATCGGTGCGTCCCGCGCGCAGGATCGCCGTGGCCCAGCGATGGACGGTGCCGAGGTGGCCGACCAGGTCGCGGGCGGTCCAACCGGGCACCCAGGGCACGGTCGTGTCGAGGCGATCGGTCGCGGCGGTGAGCCCTGCCTCCAGCTGCTGAGCCAGGATGCCGACTCGCTCACCCTCCTCGACCACGGCTTCGACGCAGCGCTGGCGCAGCGCTTCGTCGACGGGCGTGGTCACGCCGTCATGGTGCACGACGAGCAGCCGGACCCGGACGGCGCTCAGAACGGTGCGGGGTCGTCGGTGTGGTGGGCGGGTGTGGGTGGTCGGCCGAGGACGCGTTCGCGGAGGGTGAGTCCTGGTCGGGGTGGTTGTGCGGGTGGAGGGGGTGGGAGGTCGTCGGTGCCGTAGGGCTGGGGGTGGGTG from Blastococcus sp. PRF04-17 encodes the following:
- a CDS encoding aminotransferase class IV; the encoded protein is MARGPPRPARPLGGAARPGRPGEAVWRALLDSLLADWPVEEEGACRMYLTRGSGQDRPPTALAVLAPVPAETIRQRAEGISVVSLGLGVPADFRAAAPWLLGGAKTLSYAVNMAALRHAHRLGADDVVFTSLEGRLLEAPTATVVWASGGTLHTPPLETGILAGTTMARLFARAADDGWPTSVTPGTVDELHAADAVWLLSGVRGAATVHTLDGVRRGDGGLSARVQDLLCR
- a CDS encoding Fur family transcriptional regulator translates to MGDERLAERLRARGLRLTAQRQRVLEAVSALEHATPEAIGARLREEAGPGGAAPDTSTVYRNLELLERLGLVWHTHLGKGAPVYHSAEHPHLHVVCQSCGEVSSVAPDLLDGAAERLAAELGFTVDVGHVALSGTCRACRERAGSEHP
- the ygfZ gene encoding CAF17-like 4Fe-4S cluster assembly/insertion protein YgfZ, translating into MTSPLLSRPGAVQVEGGTVAAHYGDPLREQRLLAEGAGLIDRSDRDVLVVPGPDRLSWLHSITSQHLDRLAEGAGTEALVLSPHGHVEHHLVLAELGGTTWADVEPGTGADLLAFLDRMRFMLRVEPGLVTPDWAVLSLVGPKAPEALAAAGVPVPEGVAALDDGGLVRRMPPLGDGGATAFDLVVPRGDLAGWADRLAVALAGIDAYEALRVEARRPRLGLDSDHRTIPNELPWLRTAVHLDKGCYRGQETVARVHNLGRPPRRLVLLHLDGVSEVLAEPGTPVITGTREVGRVGTVVRHHELGVIALALVKRSVGPDTPLAVGDAVAAVDPDDLVETADDTREAARARVQAVRSATIGR
- a CDS encoding 3-keto-5-aminohexanoate cleavage protein; the encoded protein is MIPHTLLTVAPTGAESAKADVPALPVTVDEVAATARDCQAVGAAVIHLHVRDEDTRPTLDLGRVREVVAAVRDSSDLVVQLSSGGAVTDPFDARLAVLDAAPDAASLTLGTVNFGRDVFSNPWDLIVELHTQMQQRAIVPEYEVFDLGHLATLQRLLDKHGPPHGGHVHVDFVMGVPGGMPGTTQALAACLPHLPSGATFAATGVGRTSLPVMLAALSAGGHLRVGMEDTLTYAPGEPVRDNTQLVARAAGLARIAQRPPMTADDARRFLGIEEKP
- a CDS encoding RsiG family protein — encoded protein: MSPKPAPAGGAAVDALLEPAFLENATRQPMGEVRRLRREAEQQEVNLSYTRRLLQGRLDIVRRELQRRAEDDGRSLVDLLPEILSEKGRGPAHGLGRHQTVQPHAPEEYESWVNSLTGGVDLSAITELSDAKLQKAAKALADAELGLSERRRGVQQVMDGLAAELGRRYRDGEADVAALLADEGR
- a CDS encoding asparaginase, coding for MKDPLAPHRSQARGGTLHGGRWPDNPILVEVWRSGFLESVHRGSLVVLDADGEVLLAAGAVDRPTLPRSSNKPVQATALLAAGWTPRSGEELAIGAGSHSGEDGHRELAASMLAAVGLGADDLGCPPALPQHVGTESAWIVAGRSPERLAMNCSGKHAAMLAACVAAGWSVEGYLDPAHPLQQAVEARLAEAAGEPVTAVVVDGCGAPQHALSPLGLARSVLGLVQAPEGSRERAVADAMRAHPWFVAGTGREDTDLMTAVPDLLVKGGADGVHVAALPGRGAVALKLDDGGDRGRTPSLCAGLRLLGVPEDVLAPWLQIPLSGGDGVVGEVRASDVMRR
- a CDS encoding helix-turn-helix domain-containing protein produces the protein MQTPGEFVREQVTTVREKVDRVAGSVAESVAPSQVGDFIREQRNAARVSLRELARTAGVSNPYLSQVERGLRKPSAEILASIARGLKISAESLYEQAGILDRRSGNPDTVAAIRSDDALSERHKAVLLELYETYVREHRAAAAQTSSQPQTPTSKESA
- a CDS encoding DUF2516 family protein; its protein translation is MRWFDLWVYTALYWGALALTLWAFVDSLVRPAPAFVATGKLTKPGWAAITGVSAAVIFYFTPMSILGLPAVIAAIVYLVDVRPAVRGLPRGNSW
- a CDS encoding PspC domain-containing protein — protein: MSSPTPYALRRDSRNRVIAGVCAGIARRYGLSPNGLRLAFVVSCVLPGPQFIAYLLLWVLIPSD
- a CDS encoding O-acetyl-ADP-ribose deacetylase — encoded protein: MELRAVRGDITTVDVDVIVNAANPGLLGGGGVDGAIHRAGGPEILAECRSIAARLADHRLPRGQAVATTAGRLPARWVVHTAGPIWSASTDRSAVLRSCYTQSLRVADELGARTVAFPAISTGVYGWPLEDGARQAVAGVRAARVEHVREVLFVLSSDRALAAFTDALRLND
- a CDS encoding spermidine synthase gives rise to the protein MRAPPGPVEVHGGTAELLADADRDGSWMLLVDGTPQSHVDLDDPTHLEFEYVRRMGHVLDLIGPDTAAPLDVVHLGGGALTLPRYVAATRPGSRQRVVEFDQPLTDLVREYLPLPRRAQIRVRAADARAGLAAHRDRSADVVICDVFAGARTPAHLTSEEFALDVRRVLRPGGTYIANVADGPPLAFARGQVATLEQVFGHVCLIAEPGTFRGRRFGNLVAVASGAELPIDGLIRACARDPMSSRVVHGADLRRFVGRAKPIRDSDAVPSPEPPAGVFSR
- a CDS encoding maleylpyruvate isomerase family mycothiol-dependent enzyme; translated protein: MTTPVDEALRQRCVEAVVEEGERVGILAQQLEAGLTAATDRLDTTVPWVPGWTARDLVGHLGTVHRWATAILRAGRTDPPLREAMQTPPPNDLIDWYGTGLAELVTALRTTPPDAPAWHMSPTAEKTARSWARRQAHELAVHRMDLEAAAGTGHAPLDPALAEDGVDELLTVVVPRWAHTAPLSTADAVVTVTATDTGRRWTVRVDRGHVTVTAHPPSGADAHLAGDTTQLLLRLWGRPAAVTVEGDPASEALLRGR